The DNA sequence TGGATCACAACTTGTTGTGTTTCCAGAAGCGTTTGTTGGTGGATACCCACGTGGTTCGAACTTTGGTGTTTCGATTGGGAACCGAACTCCAAAGGGTAGAGAGGATTTCCGTAAGTATCACTCTGCAGCCATTGATGTTCCTGGTAAGAGCTATGATCAGTTACTTTCTCATTCAGAACAATTACTTTCTAGTTTGGACCTGGTGCCACTGGATATttgtttgaatagaaaaactTGGCTCAGGAAAAGGGAAAATCTGCATATGTTTGGATCATTGGATGTTGGATTCTGCAGCATCttgtttgatttaaattatAGCAAGTTTTATAATCAATTTTAGTCTTCCAGAGTCAATTCCATATCAGTATAAGTGATCTACTTGTCTGACATAATCACTTTTAGGGGAATTATCAAATGTAAATCATTTTACATTAGAATCAGTTTTTACAAAAGCAAAATCAAATACTCATAATTGTATATAGGTTTTCTTTTACTCTAATAGTTGAGCAACTATCAacttactattttaattttataacaaGGAAACAAATTTATATGCTGATACTGCTATATGCAGGCCAGTGATTCTGACTGTCTCTTTGGTATCAAAGATGAAAATTAAAAGGATGAGATTTCCTTAGAAATGTTCATTTGAAAACTTTTCTCCCAATTTCCTCGTTGAACCAAATTGCGGTAGGCATACACTTCTCAGTTTTCACTAACATGTCTTATGCTTGTGTAGGTCCTGAAGTGGATAGATTGGCAGCAATGGCAGGAAAGTACAAAGTGTATTTAGTGATGGGTGTGATTGAGAGGGATGGCTACACGCTTTATTGTACCGTTCTCTTCTTTGATTCTCATGGTCGTTACCTAGGAAAGCATAGGAAAATCATGCCAACAGCACTAGAGAGGATTATATGGGGATTTGGCGATGGATCAACTATTCCGGTCTTTGAAACTCCCATTGGGAAAATTGGTGCTGCCATTTGTTGGGAAAACAGGATGCCATTGTTAAGGACAGCTATGTATGCGAAAGGTTAGAATTTCTATATTCAATTTTCATCTTAAAGTCTTAAATACTCCTAAAGTTAAGCAAAACAAGTTTAATATTTGATAGttttaacaaacatatcacaGTGCAATACATTATTTTCTAATGAATATCTAGACATGATAAAGTTTATAATTTTCAATGGGACTGTGGTGGCTGCGGCTGCGGCTCTTTCTAGCCCCACTTTGCATCCGTACCTCCAAGTATTTAGAATAAGAAGCACTTATGCTAATACCGTGGCAATTGCATGCCAGCATTTTGTTTGCTTAGCTAATCTATGGAGCTTTGTTTCATAGGTGTGGAAATATATTGTGCACCTACAGCTGATGCCAGGGATGTGTGGCAAGCTTCAATGACCCATATTGCTCTTGAAGGTGGATGTTTTGTTTTGTCAGCAAACCAGTTCTGTAGAAGAAAGGATTACCCACCCGCTCCTGAGTATGAATTTTGCGGCACGGAAGAAGAACTAACACCAGATGCTGTTGTATGTGCTGGGGGCAGTGTCATTATATCACCCTCAGGGGCTGTTCTGGCTGGTCCAAATTATGACGGGGAGGCACTCATCTCAGCAGATCTTGGTATGTTATACTTTTGTTACAATGCTAATTTAACTAGAGTGATTCCCAGTCTTAGAgcttaaaaaagaagaaatacaaaagAAAACTATAAAACAAGGAGAATAGAGTAGTTTTTCAAGATTTGAAAGTGACAACTTCATCTTTCACCATTATCTCATCGAACATGTTAGTTCCTCACCATTTAAAAGGTGGACGTATTAGTCACTAGGATTATATTATAAACTAAATCAACTAGTCTAGTGGTAGTTTAGTGGCAGATGTAAATCCCCATTAAGATCATTATTACTATGTTCTATGCTCTAAGCAAAGTTTGTTGTAATGGAGGTTAAAAATGTTCTATGCTAAGCCATAAAGAGGTctggttaaaaaaaaaaaaaaaaaaaaaaaaacttgattTGAAGATTAAATTAGAGATGTGTGGTATTCAGTTTAAGGGTAAGGTATGTTAGGTTAGTAATATTAAACTGAACTACTTGACCTAGGTTATTTTCCCCTTAGGCCTTTGTACTATTTATTACCTATAACTCTAATGTACTCAAATCTAATTTTTtaggagttttttttttttttatttcatttgtCCTCTTTCATCTAAGCCTCTTAGTGTTAGATacatctgaaaaaaaaaaagattaaaaaaaccAATGAAAATTTATGgtgcaaaaataaataaagagtaATATCCCAAATAGGTCCCCAAGAAATTTACCATCCGACAGTTTTGTCCCCcacaaaatttaacaaatatttcGACCATGAGGTTCTCAGATATCCCCAGATACGTCCCCAAAACCGTTTGATCCGGTTAAAGTGGTGACGTGTCAGTTAACTGTGACATGTCACTTTTAGGACATTTTGGTCCCCATCCACGCTGgacaaaacgacgtcgttttggaACCAGGGGCAAAATGACGTCGTTTCGGGGAGGACAAATTCGTCCCCACTTAGACAGAGAATGCAAACGGTGCCGTTTTCATGTTGGGGACCTATTTGCCCTATAATAGTATCTTAGGGGACCTATTTGACCTATAATTCGTGATGTTAAAAGAAGCTATATTTACTTCAACGCAAACCTTAAAAACACATTGACATTGGTCCGTTCATTTATCAAAATGGTAACATAAACCTGAGAACCCAAACATGTTAACCACACAAATATTTGGCTTCAATAGCAACACAAACCAAATCAAGTCAAAAGaatgtttattttcttcaacaTAAACTAAATGAAACCATTCTAAACAACATAACGTCTTTTTCCTCCAACATAACAAAAGGTAGTAACATAACTAAGACAACAACTTTCACACTAATTCTTAGAAGCATCATTTCTTGAAAGACTAGTTCAACCCTCGTGTTGGGATGAATTTGAACAACTTAGATACTGTGCCACTAGTTGCAATTGATATTGTCTCAGCACTAACATTCCCGAATTCTTGGCCCTAATTACTGTCTCCTTTGGACATCTAAAAGAAAGCTGAGCTTGGAATAAACAGTATTGTTATCACCATGTTTCAGCAATACTGAAATTTTGTGTGAAACATGGTGATAACAATACTGTTTATTCCAAGCTCAGCTTTCTTTTAGATGTCCAAAGGAGACAGTAATTAGGGCCAAGAATTCGGGAATGTTAGTGCTGAGACAATATCAATTGCAACTAGTGGCACAGTATCTAAGTTGTTCAAATTCATCCCAACACGAGGGTTGAACTAGTCTTTCAAGAAATGATGCTTCTAAGAATTAGTGTGAAAGTTGTTGTCTTAGTTATGTTACTACCTTTTGTTATGTTGGAGGAAAAAGACGTTATGTTGTTTAGAATGGTTTCATTTAGTTTAtgttgaagaaaataaacattCTTTTGACTTGATTTGGTTTGTGTTGCTATTGAAGCCAAATATTTGTGTGGTTAACATGTTTGGGTTCTCAAATTTATGTTACCATTTTGATAAATGAACAGACCAATGTCAATGTGTTTT is a window from the Arachis stenosperma cultivar V10309 chromosome 3, arast.V10309.gnm1.PFL2, whole genome shotgun sequence genome containing:
- the LOC130966037 gene encoding bifunctional nitrilase/nitrile hydratase NIT4A, with the translated sequence MALVTTSSSGVNDGPLFAEVDMGSDFNAPTVRATVVQASTIFYDTPATLDKAERLLAEAAGYGSQLVVFPEAFVGGYPRGSNFGVSIGNRTPKGREDFRKYHSAAIDVPGPEVDRLAAMAGKYKVYLVMGVIERDGYTLYCTVLFFDSHGRYLGKHRKIMPTALERIIWGFGDGSTIPVFETPIGKIGAAICWENRMPLLRTAMYAKGVEIYCAPTADARDVWQASMTHIALEGGCFVLSANQFCRRKDYPPAPEYEFCGTEEELTPDAVVCAGGSVIISPSGAVLAGPNYDGEALISADLDLGEIARSKFDFDVVGHYSRPEVLSLVVKDHPTNPVTFTSTTETEEKTKIK